The region AATCTTCCGTGTATACTtaccccctcccttccttatctcttctccctcatcaccaccccgaACTTGATCTATCTCAGTCCCACCATGGTCTAGATCTTGGCTCCGACAAGCAACCACGATTCCGCGTGTGCTGCTAGGTAACATGTGACGATACGACACCAGGGAAATGCctgaaggaaagaaaagaaaaagagtcCTTCGACATATACACCGCTAGATAAAGAAGCCCTCAGCTATCATTCGTGTGCCGGATCACCGCTAATCGGCGGAAGTGGAAGTATCCGTCAGGGATAGGTATATGCAACGGTTGTACCCAGGAAAACCCACCACCGGTTCTACAAAGGGCGGCATGTTGCAGCGGCGGTGACGAATAGGGACCGTATTGCAGTCGTTGGAGTTCAAAgacacaacaacacacagtgaaaggggaagaaaaaggggaaaagggtgTCACCGCCGTTTTGTCCGCCGAGGGGGATGAATAGAGCACACAATTAAGGGGCAGGGAAAGAGGGCTCTATTTATAAGAAGGCTTTATATAGTTGCTATCATAGAGACATAATTATGACTGCATGTGCTTGTGCCCGTCACACGCGCTACGGACAGTCATGTGCTTTTTTCAAGTCGATGAGCCTTGGACAACTAGCTTGGTTTCCATAAGAAAGCAATCTAAACAAAGTTTTCTGTTACTATTAGCATCAGTCTAAGGCTGGTGTAGTTGCAGCTTATTAGTAGCAGATCGGAAAAACTCCTCCGGAAGTTCACTGGCAAGGGTGTGCCCATGGTCGTGGAGGATGGCATGGGAGAGGCTTGCATGTTTACAGTCGCACCATCTCTGCTATCCCGGCGTCCTCCTCAAGGGCGTAACACGACTTCGGGGAAGGCCCGTTGTGTCTGGGGAGGTGCCATCGTGACAGGCaagcttggtgttgagacCCCACGCCAAGTCATAAGTCAACAAGTACTTGCCGGCGGACAGCCCCGGCCGCAAGGAGCGCAAAGAATGATGGTAATACCCAGGAGGTCGGTGATTGGAGGGTTGTATATCGGTTCGGCACTGACTTTGTGGGGATTTAGATTGCGGTTGGTTCTCTGTACTCCGTATGGCGGTGCTGGTCTAGGTAGGGGGGCATCATGGTCGGCTCCTTCCAGACTTGTATCTGCTTCCCCGCaagaggagctggaaaaATGAAGAAAGCGAAGGGCACAGCAGAGGCGAGCTACTGGCATTTCTTGATCAGCCGACACACCGAGAAACACTGAGGATGGTTTGCAACGACACGGGAAGCGGCAGGATGCCTCGGGAGCGACCTGGGAAAGTCCTGCATGATGTTTCGCGCCGCACATGAGAGAAAGCATGGTGGATGGTGGCCGGCCTCGCAAGCTCCCTGCGAGCTTGGAGCGGGGAGAGCGAAACGAAGCTGGGACGGGCTGAAGCGATGGTGGGCTAAACTGGACTGAAGATTTGATAATGGATGGAAATAAGGCCGCCAAGATGGGGTGAAGCGGGAGCTGCCCGGGTGGTCTTGTCTCGTCCAGCGCAAGAATTCCCGCCCTTGTGAAGCGCGCGGAGGGGCTGGTTGCATCCATGGGAGGTCCTGGGTTGCAGCGCATGGTCCAGATGCCAAGGGCCAGCCCGAGAAATGGTGTGCAGATGGGACTGGGCCGGCCGTTGACGAAGATGGTGAAGTGAATACTAGTAGAATGTAAGCGGGCAAAGAGCCCTCTAGTGCTTTGTTTTCCTCTCCGGACCTGTTCTTGAGAAGCGTCAAATACAGAACGCCGGAGCGGACAGACGACAGGCCGGTAGTTGATAACTCGTTGAAGATGTGGAGCGATGTTTATGCCAGGGGCAAGGGCAGGCAAGTCCcctgatgacgatgaggtgGAGACGGTGCTCCTTACCCCACGGGGCTACGGGCAGCGCATGGACCACTAACGGGTTAGGGGAGAAAGAACCCCAGAAACAGTTGGTTGGCTTGTGCGTTTTTTCTAATCGGCACTCTCAAACTGGCATTTTTCCACCACTAACCTCTCTTGCCGGGCTAGACACGATCGATAGACCATCCTCAATCATTTCAGCTCCATCTCGTGCAACTCGGCTTTTCTGCCCCAAGCTTTCCGCATCTCTGCCGTGCCATTGTGCGGCAGTGTGTGCTGTCTGGCGATGGATGATGATACGGCGAATATCGACAGCTCACCCACGTTACATTTTGAGCACGCTCCCCGCTAATTTGTAACCATGAGAAGATGTAATTGGTGCCCCTGGCTGCACCGTCGAGACCGCCTCCCGCAGCCCTTCAGAAGAATCACTATTCGAAGAGCCCTTCGTTGTACACTGGCGCACCTCGTAGGGTACtatgatgatggtgtcaGCGAGCACGAATCGGATCGATGAGCGTCCTGACGTCTGCCGCCGGCACGACCCACTTAGCCGAATGCTCACCAGTCACAGGTGCATCGCCATTGAAGCAATTGACGTCCCCTCGAGCAGTTTGTTTGATATTGGCTTGAATCTCGGTCTTCTGTCCACAGCTAGTTCGAGCCAAACCTGTGGCTGTCAGAGAACACCATGCACGGCCGATGGGGATAGAACCTAGTTTGGATTGGTTCATCTGCAAGCCATCACTGGCAATCAGACACCAGGACCGAGAGCGTAGAGGGCTCGCAGCTGGCAGTACGACACTGGAACGAAAGACTGGCACCGTTAACGCAACACATCCAACAGTCCACCAAACCGGCGACGAAACCGAAAAAGCCACCACGACAGCAAGCCCGGGTTGGGTCTAGTTCATGCCAGCCAGCCCCAATGCATGAGCCCTCTTCCTGCTGGCACACTTTACGGCATGGATGAGTCCGGGAATCCTTACAAAGGACCAATAGAGCGCCGTCTCCTTCCATCCTTCAGCATCGTGAACCTGCTTTCAAAATCGCCGCTGGAAGATTTTCCCAAAACTTTTGTCATTAACCTGCGAGTGTAGACGCTAGCACTTCGCTTCATCCAGAGGGCACATGGCACGTCGAGCTCCGGCTTGGCACTGCTACATTCTCCAGGTCATCAAGCAACTCCTGCTACGCTACGCTGAGCTATCCCATGTCTCGGCTCGCCAGGGTAGCAGTCTTCAAACGGGGGTACGGCGTTTGGACAGATCGACAATGCTCCCTTCTGCACTTGTCCGTGGCTGATGAAGCCGACGCCGTTGTTTCCTCAAGATTGAACACTTCGCCATGAGGTACCAGCTACCTAACACGAGGGCGCCACTTTTCAGTTGAGCCGAGCTCCAATTCGAACTTGTACAACCTGTGCCACTGAGGAGCATAAGGAACATTTCATCTGACATATGCTCGTTGCGTCAGCCCAACGCCCACCGGAAGAACGTTGACGATCCGACTCGGCAGGGTTGAGCATCGTGGTTGAATGAGACTTGAGACGTTATCGCGCAACTGCCGGGAAACCTCAACCTATGCATTGAAGGTGCGGTTTGGAGGTTGTTTACAGAATGGCTCGTAAACTCCACATTCCCGGTAGCATGTAGTTGGAGAAGCACAGATGCCAACTCTAGCACTGGCCAGAAGACGCACAACACACCTTCCCCTGACGGCAGCTTATGACGGATGTCGATCAGACCCGCTAGTCCGATCTAGAAACCCGTTCTGCCAGTATAATCCCGGGTTGTCCAGGACGCACGCACGGTATCTGGCTAAGCAATGCTCAGATCAAGTTTTTTCCCGGTTCAAAAGTGTGTTGACATAACCTCACAGTTAATTTGCTTGGGAAGGCGGGTATAATGTGGCAGATAAAGACATAAGGTCCGTTCTCGGGCAACACGGACGGCTCTTTCGGTACATATAAATTAACTATCCAAGTGTGCCCTTTCCCATGACATGGGATAAGCGACCAGCAGGCGGAGGACTATGCCCGAGTCCAGCGAGCTCCGTGAACGGCAGGCAGGCATAAAAAACATTTCCGCTATGCTGTTCCGATGCCGACTGGGCAGAGACAAAAGCATTTCGTGAGGTATCCTCGGCGGCCAGGGCCTTGAAAACTAAAAAGACAGGGCCTTTCCGGAAAGGTTGACCGGTAGTCATGGCATGTCACCGCTCACGTCAACACCGGTACTCGTCCCTGATCTCGCCATGCCGCTGGCTGATTCTCGACTGGTGTTTCGGCATCGGCGTCAATACCACCAGGTGCAGGGGCCCGTTGGAGTTGCAGTCTCTCTCGGACCAAGGAGGTACCAGCATCTCCTGATGCCACACCCATGGAGCCACATCACACACCTCTACCAGCTACTTGCCCACCGTGATCGTGTAAGAGCCAGCTGTCAAGGCTGCATGCCGGGCATTTGCGGCAAGCCCTCATTGAACACCACAGCGCCCTGCTGGacgagtttttttttctttcttgctGGATATCAAGCGATAGCGCTGACATCAATGGCTCACCGCAGTACAACACAACCTGTTCACGACAAACGCATCCTGCAAAGCGGCATCTGGATATTTTGCAAGCTTCGGCATTGTATTTGCCCTCAACACTTCGAAACCTATAATTACCCGGCCCTGGACtcggggaggaggctggagcttcttgagcACCCCTGTTCTTCCGATTTCTTGAAGTTACGGGCAGCGGGCTCGAGTGTCTCGCAGGGCGCCCCGGCACCCTGGTATCCCAGCAATACCCCGGGCTCCCAGCATCCAGGATCAGGGGCATTCAGGATTTTGAAGAGAAGCGGAGCAGTGACAGAATTTCAAAGCTCCCACACTCTCTGCACAagggcacacacacacacacacacacacacacacacacacacacacacacacacacacacacacacacacacacacacacaaacagGAGGACGAAGGCTGCAAGGCCCAGGCAGTTCGTCACTTTGACCACGCTCATTTTGCTTCCACAGAACACACACGCCCTGGGGTTGGGGCTCGTGAAAGGCGGGAGCTCAGACCTCATGGTCCCCTGTCTCATCGTGGTGTGCTCGTTCATCGTCAACGGCAGTCTGGGAACCCCCGGCAAGCCTCATGGGCATGGGGACTTGCAGCTAATAAAGGCCGCCGAGAATTAGCAAATCCGACTCTGTTTTTGCGCTGGGCGGGCCAGTGCGTccggggggtgggagtgtgggagggggaaagcAACACCAGGGTAGgtaaggaggaggaccaggAGGGGGGTGGCATCTCCTGCGGAAGACGGAGCAACAGagcccaaaaaaaaaaaggtaaaaagaGTTCTGACGACGGGTGGTGGCCAGGGGCGGGCAGGCAATTTTCGAAAAAGTAGTGGACAGCATAACTGCATGAGGGAGGTTGACACCAGCCTGTAGGGTGCGGATTAATTGGCAGCAATAATTGGGGCCTAGTAGCAGCACTGCAGCAGCTAGCAGTAACGCTGTCTCCACCCGAGGGTCGACTTTGGACGCTCGCTTGCCTTTCCAATCTCTCCACAAGTCAGTCCCAGGTcgccttttctctcttttttttctcgtccCGTCGTGTACGGGGTGTCTGTCGCTGTCGCGTTTCTTAATACCTGGGTAGTgtgttattattattatgccccttcctcccatcccaactCGTCCCGTCTCGTCcgtctcttctcttctcctctcctctcctctcctctcctcctcctttccatCTCTTCCCGTCCGATCCGCCCGCCTCTTATACTACGTACCTCTCCCAAGGTTGACGCCGTAGCTGGTCCTTGGTTGTGTGTGCCCGCCCGTCGCTCTCGCTCTTGGCTTTCTCTGGTACCATCCGCTGGTGAAGTCGGTCGTTGTGAAAATCACTtatcattttttttttgtttacttttacCTATACTCGtctgttcttgttcttgcaTGCGTACCTCTCCCCCTCGGTTTTACAAGTGTCGCTGGCGGTCCCGCTGTGGTTCCCCGATCCGATAATAAGAGAGACCTGACACACACGACGGTACGGTACATACCTATCACACCTGAACGGGCTGTGTGTGCAAACGAACGACGGGACGCTGGAGTAGCCAACACGCAGTAGGGCAACACACACCAGACAGAGAGAAAAGATAAAACAAACCTGTTTTCTTAGATAcatatctctctctctctctctctctctctctctctctctctctctctctctgtctctccctctccctctccctctccctctctcaggctgctgccgctgccgctgcttgtgctgctgccgctcGCCGGTGCTCTCTAGTGATCCGATCAGCCACCTGCACCTCCACCAGGACATACCTCTAGCTAGAAAACCGAACAAGAGAATCCGGCATGTACGAACAAGACCCAGCAGCCCAGTTCGTCCATCAAGTGTCGGCTGGATACTCGCTGCCCCAGACATTGCCCCAGTACACATTCGATGAGACACCGTTGCGCTTAACGGACCGGCGTGGACGCGGTGGTGGATATGGCGGGTTGGGAGGGCCTGGGGTAGGAGGCGCGGCCGGCAGGTCCCTGCTTTATTCGCCCATTTTCAGCACGCCAGCAAGCGCCAACGCTGCGGGCGTCGGCCCCGCATCTTCTGCCGCCGGCCACTTCGACTTCCACACCACCTCTGCAACCTCCGCCTCTGCTCTCACCTCGTCCGTCCCCGCTACCACACATCACCGGTCCTCGCCGCCGCATTTCGCCATTCAAAAGATGGAGCCAAATCCCGAGGATCTAGTCGCCCAGGAGGCGGCCGCCCGGGAATTCCAACCCCAGCTCGAGGTATGCTGCTTGTCCCTCCAGGCCCCCTGAACAACTGAAAATCATATATGCTCaccactctctctctctcccgcGTGTACAGGACCCATTCGTAGGCGAAAAGACGCCCAGCTCCGCCATCACGAGCGAATATGCCAAGGCCGATCCGGTATACATCCAGAAGACGGCGGTATGTGCATGCATGCTGTCTCTATGCCTCGGACGACTTAGCTGACATGGCTTGACAGGTGTTACCCCGGACTTACTCGCATTACCGCCCGATCCAAGGTGACGGGAACTGTGGCTGGCGGGGTGAGTCGGCGATTTTCCTTTTCTGCTTCTTCGAGATTTCCAACGAGCACATTCCGGGCATTTGTGCTGACTGCCTCCTGCAGCCATTGCCTTTGGCTACTTCGAGACGCTGGTAAAAGGCGGCAACAAGGGCCAGatcgaggccgagaagctaCGTCTGGAGGGTCTCAACAGCTACATCGAGACCATTGGCGGCCACTCCCCATATGTCTATACTGACTTTGTCGAGGAGACATTGCTCCTCCTTGACAGGGTTGCCGCCCTTGCCGGTGACCCTGAGCAGGCCATGAGAGAGGTATATGCGACCTTCAACGACTCCGAGATCGGCAACGCCATCATGTACCACTTTCGCCTGCTGGCGAGTTCATACCTGAAGGGCAACCAGGATACGTATGGCGCTTTCGTCACGGACGAGGCAGGTGTGCAGGGTTATTGCAGCAACGTCCTGGAGCGTCATCAGGTCGAGATTGACCACCTTGGTGTCTCGTTACTGGTCGATGTGCTTCTCAAGCCTGTCGGTTTTGTTTTGGAAGTGGCTTACCTTGACCGCAGTCCTGGCTCCGAAGTCAATTCGTACCGGTTTCCTGAGGAGGCCAGGGACCGACACCCATCGACACTTGGACCCATCATCTACCTCCTGTTCCGTCCCGATCATTACGACCTTCTCTACGTTGCCGAGCCCGAGCCGATTCCCGAGCCCGTTACTGTGCAGGTTCATCGCGTGGCATTTTCACCCACCTACGATATCGCCAGCGCCCCTGTTTCCATGCCTAGCTACGGCATCAACATGGGGGTGCTCGGCATGCTTCCCGGCTTTCATGGGCCGCCACCGGGTCTAGCCCCAACCCTTCTGGATACCAGCCCATCACCATTGTCGGCATACAGCCCGAGTCCCACGTCAACCTGGATGACCCCACCCTTTGCTGAGCCTCCTCAGCAGGCACCTCCGGTCTCTGTCGCGGTACAAGCGGCCCCGGTTCCCATGTCGCTGCCCATCCATACAGCTCCGGCGGTAGCTCCGGCAGCACCTTTGCAGACACACCCACTGCGTTTCAGCGAGTACTGCCAGCTTCCCGAGTACGTGGAGAACGACACATGGCGCGAACCCAGCTTCCAAACGTCGACGTTTCGGAACAGCCATTTCAACGTTGCGCActacaacaaccccaactttCAGCCCGAGGAATATCGGCCCGAGGCTGAAGACTACGAGGGACCGCAGCGCGGAACCGGGAAGAAGCGCGCGAGCGTCTAGCAGTTAcagaccaaaaagaaaaagttcGAAACATTGATGGATGGCTGTGCCAACCATTCACCTAGTACAGCACACACAACAGATTCCAAAAGACGCCGgtatggggttggaggaACATAATACCCAGGTTTGGCGAGCCAGCGACAGAGAGCGAAAAAATTCGATGACGACGATCAATATAGCAGCCGCAGGGAGGGTTGTACTGGAGCGTTCGTTTATCCCAATCCCCGGGGGCTCATGCAGCATCTCCCGGTTTGTTTCGACCATCTCACAGCAAATCATTCGGGGGCGCATGGAACGCAACGCTTGCTTTTGGtctcttttattttctttgGGTCCGGCAAAGTCCACGATAATTCCCTCCTCATAACCCTCTCGGGCCGCAGGAAAGAAAACTAGGTCCCTCTTCCTGGCTGGCCTTTTTGGTCAGAAGTAGACTGGACCCACAAGCCGAGCTCCTTTTTGTGCAATACCTTCGCCAGCATTTCATAAAGTCACGCAACGATGGAAACTGCAAGCccatttttttatttttgacATTGGAGTTGTTGACTTTACTCATTTACGGGGTTTTGCtatattttttccttcttAGTTTTCCTGCTTAGTATTGTCTTGTATTGTTGTTGACATGTCTCATGATACACAGGTGTTCAGGAATGGGAGcttttagccttttttttttattctttgatctttttttttccctcaGTCTATCCATGCGTTTTCGTGGGTATGGTTGCattcttgtttttttcccAACAAAATCTGGACCCGAAAAGAGAACCATATGGgaaggaagaaggaagaaggggggggagaggggtgggaaaagaaaagggcaCGGAGAGCCGCATAGGGGAAAGGAAAGAGGCTGATTGTGCGGTCGTTGGCATCGGAGGAatatggtggtggagggccTGCATATGCCAACACGGGAGACTACGGAGAATACGGAGAATATTTCCATGGAGACAAAGAAAGCAAGAGAGAAAGAATTTTTCCTACGGGCTGGCCCTTGATTGTGCAATGCGTGATgcgtgtgtatgtgtgtgtgtgtgtatggcATGGCTGAGTAAGGAGCCCAAGGCCCCCTTTTGGAGGGCGCCCAGGCGGAGTTGAGGGCCGATGGGCCGGGGCGCGAGGGCACCTATCTAGGCGAGGGGAACtgaggaaggaagaggaaggggaaaacTTCGCGATATTCGGGCCGGTGTTTGTGTGAGAAAGAATTGGAATAGGATCATGTATTATTTTTGGGAGTATGGGAGAATAGGGAAGCGgtgaagggagggaggagcaggatgatgattgttgaagaaggcccTAAAGGGGTAATATCTAGGTACCAGGTAAGGTACCTATTTCCATAAAAAGAGGGGGCCAATTGGAGGTTGAGTTGCAAGTATCAGATCATCTGTTCGCATTACAATGTCTAGGATGTTTGTTTCGTGGTGATGAATCATTGACTCAGAtgtttggtttttttttttttttttttttttttggggggggagggagggtttACTCTGTTATTGAAGATTATTGCTGTTtaagggggttggttgttgggccTGCATAATGCATCTTGGGGGTGCATGGCGAACACGTAGCATAAGATCGATCTCCcatggagaaaaagaaacgtGTAACCTTGGTTGATGTGTGGTTGGATAGGCAAGGTAGGTGGATGAAATGCAAGCACAGACACCATCACTTTTGCTGTTGGTAGGCAATGGAGCTGAGAAAGGTTCCAATACCTTTACAGAACATGCCCCTGAACTAACACTGCTGACTGGGACTTCTGAGTCAAACTGGTCGGGCTTACTGCACACTGACTGGCAAGGAAGTTGGACAGCGCCATTGACTGACAGGTTTTTCGTGTTTTGTTTGGCTGCCTCTGTGCTGTGCTTCATCTCCTGCGCTGTGCACATGTGCAAGATTAGAAAGGTAGGTCGGTAGGTACCTACATGGCAGGTTGGCTGGCTGTGAATAAACTTCGTGGTGATGTTGCCCCGAGAGACCAGCCCACAGCCCAAAAGTGTCCCCGGACTGGAGGTAAATTATTATCTTACTGCAAAAGAGAGTTGACCGGGAACACCGAGTCATGTTTGATGCATGTTGGGGATATCTTCATCCGGGTCCGGCTGGGTCGTTTTTCAGGTAAAGTAACGAGCTGACTAAGTATGGAGATCTCTCCCGAATTGAATGCCTAGGTGGGCAGGTAAAGCTCGGATATAAGGGGCCCTGGGCAGGTACCTGATTTCTAGCCAAGGAGTTGAGAATTTCAGTATATTCACCTCTCATTgaggctttttttttttttttattcggaggggagggtgtttaTCGTTCCACAAGGTTCTGTTTTACGATGTCggagtaaaaaaaaatcgaAATGAACCTTCAGGAGAGAATTGTCGAATGAGAACAAGGCTGGCAGGCAgcatgtgtgtgtatgtgtgtgtgtgtcgtgCATATGGCTATCGAAAATGTGCAAATTTGCAAAAGTGAGTTGTGATAGATGCTGAAATTTTGTGCAgttgtttgttttgcttGGGTAGATTGCGTGCTTTTGTTTGATGGGGCGGGAAGGAAGTGATATCAGATATCAGCTGAGACTCGGGAGAGCATGGCGGTTTGGTTGATGAGATAACAGAGTGTCTTGAAGATCAACCGAGTTGAGTGGGTGGGTGCTGTACCCAGCTTTTTATACAAAAGGGTTCATGTTGCATAATTACCCCTGTTAATGGTATGTACAGTCTGGTGTTGTACAGTTAGTTATACACAGCTTCATTTACgtcaacaaccaccttcAAACCCCTCTATCCAAAGCCTCTTCTACCCATCCTCCCAGCCCCCTCCTAACCTCTTCAACatatccctcctctcccccttcccacccctcctcactcctcaccacagcctcctccagcaactccgccaccctccccccagaaaTCTTgtcaaccccatcaaccccaatcCTTTCGCtgagctccctcccccaaaaatcagccacctcctccgttCCCCTCAACCCCGGCGCTTCCCCGGCGGTGATGTGCGCAACAACCTCCCTCACACACGTCACCGTCTTCCCCTCAATCCCACAAGCCACAATCCTTCTCCACGGATTCTCCCTCTCGCTCAGCACCTCATCCGTCCCGGGCATGTCAACATTGATCGCAGTCCCCAACCCGCTGACATGTCGCCTCAGGTGAACCCCCAACGCAGCAAtcttcctttcttctttACCATCCCCCACTCTCGTCCACACCCCCGGGTCTTCAGTGGTGAAGGCCCTGATGCGAAACATCTTCTCCAGcgtggcgatggtggtgttttcCAACAGTCGGGAGTAACACCTGACGGTAAAAGTCTTGTGGCGCTTGGAGTGGATGTCCAGTACCGGCCAGAGGACTACCTGTCCCGGGCCGTGGTAGGTCGTCAGCCCTCCTctgggggagtgggaggttgTTACTGGGAGGGTTTGGTTCTGGTAGGATAGTGGCCGGGATAGCCGGGTGAGTTCCTGCGGAGATAAAGGGGAGGATTGGCGCCGGCCGAGGGTGTAGATCGGCAAGGGGGTGAAGGATATCaagaagggtggtggtggggggttggtggaggggctgTCTTTGAagttgaggtggtggcggcggaggagggattgCAGTTTGCTGGCTAGGGAGTATGGTGGGAGGttggtcggggagggggaggggaggtggatgtgTTGAAGTCTTAGCGGGGGAGGCAttgtgaagaggagggtgaggctggtgatgttgaaaATGGCGAGGCTGTCCCACGAGGCTGTCCTATGTGTGTAATTGACGATGGGTGATAGTTACGTAACCAACCACCGGTTCCGAGGAGTTGTTCACACTGCGTCTAGTGTTGTGGATGGATTCAAAACCCTGGCTTGGAGTCAGCCACAAAGGGCACAGACCATCGTTTAGTGGGCGCCGAGGACGTTGAGAAAATCCGGCCAGCTGGGaaggtgtgtgtgtctcACTCTGCAAGCGATCCCAGGACGGAGAGTGCCGCTCGGCGGCAGGGTGTGTACCTAAGCGATGGTACCGCGCAAATGCGTGGTCGCCGAACAGCAAGCaaggcacacacacacaagacaGTTCGTAGTCGTAACTAACAAGCCTCTGTATGGTCATAATCGCAC is a window of Podospora pseudopauciseta strain CBS 411.78 chromosome 1, whole genome shotgun sequence DNA encoding:
- a CDS encoding hypothetical protein (EggNog:ENOG503NZ2J; COG:O; MEROPS:MER0029056), with the translated sequence MYEQDPAAQFVHQVSAGYSLPQTLPQYTFDETPLRLTDRRGRGGGYGGLGGPGVGGAAGRSLLYSPIFSTPASANAAGVGPASSAAGHFDFHTTSATSASALTSSVPATTHHRSSPPHFAIQKMEPNPEDLVAQEAAAREFQPQLEDPFVGEKTPSSAITSEYAKADPVYIQKTAVLPRTYSHYRPIQGDGNCGWRAIAFGYFETLVKGGNKGQIEAEKLRLEGLNSYIETIGGHSPYVYTDFVEETLLLLDRVAALAGDPEQAMREVYATFNDSEIGNAIMYHFRLLASSYLKGNQDTYGAFVTDEAGVQGYCSNVLERHQVEIDHLGVSLLVDVLLKPVGFVLEVAYLDRSPGSEVNSYRFPEEARDRHPSTLGPIIYLLFRPDHYDLLYVAEPEPIPEPVTVQVHRVAFSPTYDIASAPVSMPSYGINMGVLGMLPGFHGPPPGLAPTLLDTSPSPLSAYSPSPTSTWMTPPFAEPPQQAPPVSVAVQAAPVPMSLPIHTAPAVAPAAPLQTHPLRFSEYCQLPEYVENDTWREPSFQTSTFRNSHFNVAHYNNPNFQPEEYRPEAEDYEGPQRGTGKKRASV
- a CDS encoding hypothetical protein (COG:C; COG:H; EggNog:ENOG503Q38B; BUSCO:EOG09264AWW) — protein: MPPPLRLQHIHLPSPSPTNLPPYSLASKLQSLLRRHHLNFKDSPSTNPPPPPFLISFTPLPIYTLGRRQSSPLSPQELTRLSRPLSYQNQTLPVTTSHSPRGGLTTYHGPGQVVLWPVLDIHSKRHKTFTVRCYSRLLENTTIATLEKMFRIRAFTTEDPGVWTRVGDGKEERKIAALGVHLRRHVSGLGTAINVDMPGTDEVLSERENPWRRIVACGIEGKTVTCVREVVAHITAGEAPGLRGTEEVADFWGRELSERIGVDGVDKISGGRVAELLEEAVVRSEEGWEGGEEGYVEEVRRGLGGWVEEALDRGV